GTCGATCACGCAGCCGATCGCGGGACCGTGCGATTCGCCGAAGGTCGTGACAGTGAAAAGCGTGCCGAGGGTATTGCCGGACATGATGGAACCGCCCAAAGAGAAATGGACAAAGCGATACGCTGCCGGGGCCGCAGGCAGGCCGATCGTTTGCCGGTCGAGAAAAGAGGTAAACCGCTATTATGCCAGCCGTCCCGGGCCCGCGGGCCGAGTGAACCGTTCAGGCCACCCGGGCCGCTCACAGACCCGGCCCGGCGCCGCGGCGGCCGACCTGCGCCGTGACGGTCGGGCCGACCGGCTCGCGGCCGTCATCCCGACCGCGCCCGCCCCGCCTACTTCCGCGCGCCGCGCAATTCCGTCACTGCGGCCTGCAGCGCTTCGGGCGTCGCGACCGATGCCGGAATCGGCTCGCCGACCGCAAGCGTCAGCCGGCTCATCACGCCGCGCTTGATAGGCCGCGGCATCCGCGCATCGGCATGACGGGAGAAATAGCTGCCCCACAGCCCGCGCAGCGCCATCGGAATCACGGGTGCCGGCGTACGCCCCAGGATCTCCGTGATGCCATGGTGGAACGTGTTGATGTCGCCCGTCTTGGTCAGCTTGCCCTCGGGGAAGATGCACACGAGCTCGCCGTCCTTCAACGCGGCCTCGCACGCGTCGTACGCACGCGCGAGCATGTCGGGATCCTCGTGGCGCGGCGCGATCGGGATTGCTTTCGCATGCCGGAACACCCAGCTCGCGAAGCGTGCCTTGAAGATCCGGTGATCCATCACGAACCGGATCGGTCGCGGGCTCGCGGCGGCCAGCACGAGCGCATCGACATAGCTCACGTGGTTGCACACGAGCACGGCCGCACCCTCTTCCGGGATCCGCTCCGCATGCACGAGGCGAATCCGGTAGAACGTGTGCACGAGCACCCACGCGACGAAGCGCAGCAGGAATTCGGGGACGAGCAGGTAGATATACGTCGCGACGACGACGTTCAGCAGCGCGGTGACGAGGAACAGACCCGGAATGTCGACGCCGGCCTTGGTCAGCCCCATCGCCATCAACGCCGACAGGATCATGAACAGCGCATTCAGGATGTTGTTCGCGGCGATGATCCGCGCGCGGTGGGTCGGCGCGCTGCGGCTCTGGATCAACGCATAGAGCGGCACGCTGTAGAAGCCGCCGAACATCGCGAGCAGGAACAGGTCGGCCAGGATGCGCCAGTGGCGCGCGCCGGCCAGGAACTCGCCGACCGACAGCAGATGGCCGGGCGACGGCAGCGCGTGGCTCGCGAAATACAGCTCGATCGCGAACACGCTGATGCCGATCGAGCCGAGCGGCACGAGGCCGATCTCGACACGCCGCTGCGACAGCCGCTCGCACAGCAGCGAGCCGAGGCCGATCCCGACCGAGAACGTCGCGAGCAGGGCCGTGACGACGTCGGGGCTCGCGGACAGCACGTCCTTCGCGAAATTGAAGAACGACGTGAGGAACGTCGCGCCGACGAACCACAGCCACGAGATGCCGAGCAGGCTCAGGAACACGGTGCGGTTCTGCCGCGCGAGCCCGAGGTTGCGCCAGGTCTCGCTGAACGGATTCCAGTTGATCACGAGATCGGGCTGCGGCGCCGGCGTCGACGGCACGCGCTGCGCGACGAGCCGCCCCGCGAGCGCGATGACCACGACGCTGACGGCGAGCACGCGCTCGCCGCTGCCGTCGATGCCCGCGGCCGCGCCGCCGATGATCGTGCCGATCAGGATCGCGATGAACGTGCCCATCTCGACGAGACCGTTGCCGCCGACCAGTTCATGGTCGCCGAGATGCTGCGGCAGATACGAATACTTGACGGGGCCGAACAACGTCGAGTGCATGCCCATCATGAACGTGCACAGATACAGCAGGGGCGCGCTGTGCGTGACGAAGCCGGCCGCACCGACCAGCATCAGCACGATCTCGAAGGTCTTCACGAAGCGCGTGAGCGTCGCCTTGTCGTATTTGTCGGCGATCTGGCCGGACGTAGCCGAGAACAGCACGAACGGCAGGATGAAGATCGCGGAAATCAGGAACGCGGCCGTCTTCGCGTCGACACCGGAGAAGCGCGCGGTGTGATAGGTCACGAGCGACGTGAAGCCGATCTTGAACACGTTGTCGTTCAGCGCGCCGAGGAACTGGGTCGTGAAGAACGGCGCGAAACGACGCTGGCGCAGCAGGTCGAACTGCGACGCGTGGCCGCGCCGTTCGTCGCGCGACGCGGAAGAGACTTGCGTGTGGTCGCTCATGCGGAATACGCGCGCATCGTCTGGGCGAAGCTGCGCGGGCCTTGTTGTGGTGTTGTTGAAAAAACGGCGGCGCAGGCTGAACCTGCGCCGCCGTGCGCCGAATGGCAGCGCCCGCGCGTCATGGCAACGGGCGCGACGCGTTTCACGGCTTGTGCGCTTCGGCTTCCGATTCCGGCCAGTCGCGGATGTACGCCTTCAGCATCCGGTTCTCGAAGCTCTGCGCCTCGACGACCGTCTTCGCGACGTCGTAGAACGAAATGACGCCCATCAGCACTTTCTTGTCGAGCACCGGCATGTAGCGCGCGTGGCGCTCGAGCATCATCCGGCGCACTTCGTTGACGTCGGTTTCCGGCGTGCACGTGAGCGGCTCGTCCATCACCTTGCGCACCTGCACGTCGCCGATCGCGCCGCCGTTCACGTGCAGGCGCAGGATGATCTCGCGGAACGTCAGCATCCCGACGAGATCGCCGTACTCCATCACGACGAGCGAACCGATATCGTGTTCGGCCATCGTATCGACCGCTTCGCGCAGCGGCTTATCCGGCGTCACCGTAAACAACGTGTTGCCCTTCACTTTCAGAATATCGCTGACGCGCATCGTAGTCCCCTCATGCTTGAATGCAAATCCTCTTTCGATCCTATCGGAAAGCCTGTCAAAAGGAAAGCGCAGGCCGGCGCGGCGCGGCCGCCCCGCTTGCGGACGCGGGCCGCCCGCCGCACAATGACCGCATGGACGGCGGACCGAGGAGACGGCCATGGCGCATACGCATTCGGAGCAATTCGCCAGCTTCGCGGATTTCTACCCGTACTATCTGAACGAACACCAGAACCTGACGTCGCGGCGGCTGCACTTCATCGGCTCGCTCGGCGTGATCGGCTGCGTCGCGATGGCGATCGCGACGGGCTACTGGCTGTGGCTGCCGGCAGCGGTCGCGTGCGGCTACGGATTCGCGTGGGTCGGACACTTCTTCTTCGAGAAGAACCGCCCCGCCACGTTCCGGCACCCGATCTACAGCCTGATGGGCGACTGGGTGATGTTCAAGGACATCTGCACCGGCAAGATTCCGCTGTAACGCCCGCCGAGCGCCGCGTCACGCCGTTTTCGGCGGCCGCGCGTGCGGGTCGGGCGCAGCATCGGCCACCGTGCCGGGCTCGATCGTCGCCGGCTGTGCGCCCGCCAGCCGGTGCGCGGCGATCAGCGACGCGAGCGACACGTCGAACCGGTCGTTCGACAGCACCTCGAGCAGTGCCGCGCCTTCGACGTGGCTGCGGCGTCGCTGCAACTGGTAGGTCAGCTCCGTGCGGTCGATCACCAGCACGTCGAACAGCTGCGCCAACGTGAGTTGCTCCGGGTTCGCCAGCAGGATGTAGCGCGGCGCGAGCTCGCCGTTGTCCAGCCGCGCGATCCACTCCCGCTCCTCCATCGTCAGCAATAGCCGCTGCGCGGTTTCCATGTCGCAGCGCAACATGGTCGCGAGCCGTATCGCCGTATAGCCCGCCTTGCCGATTGCGCGTGCCTCGGCGAGGCGCGCGAGCAGCTCGAGCGCGTCGAGCAGGTCGCTGCCCGGATAGTGGATCCGATGGAACTGGCCGACGCGGATCGCCGGCAGCGCGGACGCGACCATCGCGCCGAGCAGCGCGATGAACCAGCTCAGGTACACCCACAGCAGGAACACCGGCAGCGCCGCGAAGGCGCCGTATACGGCCGTATAGGTCGGAATGCGCCGCACGTAATAGCCGAAGCCGCGCTTCGCGAGCTCGAACGCGATGGCGGCGAACAGCCCGCCGATCACCGCGTCGCGCCACGCGACCGTGCAGTTCGGCAGGTAGACGTACAGCAGCGTGAACGCGAGCACGGTGAGCGGCAACGACACGAGCGCGAGCAGCCACTCGACGATCGACGTCGACGGCGCGGCGCCGGTGAACGCCAGCGACTGCGTAAACAGGTACGACGAGATCGACAGGCTCACGCCGAACAGCAGCGGGCCGAGCGTGATCAACGCCCAGTACGCGAGCACGCGCTGCGCGAACGGCCGCGGCTTGCGCACCCGCCAGATCAGGTTGAACGCGGATTCGATCGTCATCATCGTCATCACCGACGTGACGACGAGCACGATCAGGCCGGCCGTCGTCAGCCCCTTGGCCTTCGACGCGAACTGGTTCAGGTACTTGAAGATCTGGACGTTGAACTGCGCGGGCATCAGGTGGTCCGCAAGGAACCCCTGCAGCGAGACCTGGAACGACGCGAACATCGGGAACGCAGTGAACAGCGCGAACGCGACCGTCACGAGCGGCACGAGTGCCAGCATCGTCGTGAACGTCAGGCTGCCCGCCACCTGCGGGATGCGATCCTCGGCGCTGCGCCGGGCCGCGAACTGCGCGAGGCGCTTGATGGTGTCGAGATCGATGCTCAACTTCGGCAAACGGTTTCTCCTTCTTGATGCCGCGCGCCCGACGGCGCGCCACCGCCGCGCTGCGCGACGGCTTCAGCCCCTATAATAGCCGCTCGATCCAGCAGGGGCCGACTGCACCGGGCATGCGCGCGGCCGCACGCGGCCCCGTCGCCCATGAAAGACATCCTCGTCCTCTATTACAGCCGTCACGGTGCCACGCGCGATCTCGCGCTCGCGATCGCGAACGGCATCGACAGCGTGCCCGGCATGCAGGCACGCATCCGCACCGTGCCGTCCGTCTCGACGGTCTGCGAAGCCACCGCCCCCGACATCCCCGCCGACGGCCCGCCGTACGCGGAACTGCGCGATCTCGAGGAATGCGCGGGCCTCGCGCTCGGCTCGCCGACCCGCTTCGGCAACATGGCCGCGTCGCTCAAGTATTTCCTCGACGGCACGACACCGCAATGGCTGTCGGGCGCGCTGACCGGCAAGCCGGCAAGCGTGTTCACGTCGACCGGCAGCCTGCACGGCGGCCAGGAATCGACGCTGCTGTCGATGATGCTGCCGCTGCTGCATCACGGGATGATGATCATCGGAATCCCGTACACGGAATCCGCGCTCAGCACGACGCGCACCGGCGGCACGCCTTACGGCGCGTCGCACGTGTCGCACCACGATCGCAGCGCGCCCGCAGGGCTGTCGGCGGACGAAAAGGCGCTCGCGGCCGCGCTCGGCGTGCGGCTCGCGCGCGCGGCGGCGGCCCTGTCGGACGCCCAGGCCGTGCTGAGCCTCGCGCGCCTGAACCGCGTGCGCGCGCTCGATCCGCACAACAATACGATCACCGTTGAGGCCGGCGTGATCCTCGCCGACGTGCAGGCACGCGCGCGCGAGGGCGACCGGTTGTTCGCGCTGAGCCTGGCCGCCGAAGGCAGCTGCACGATCGGCGGCAACCTGTCGACCAACGCCGGCGGCACCGCGGTGCTGCGCTACGGCAACGCGCGCGAGCTGTGCCTCGGGCTCGAGGTCGTGACGCCGCAGGGCGAAATCTGGGACGGCCTGCGCGGACTGCGCAAGGACAACACGGGCTACGATCTGCGCGACCTGTTCATCGGCGCGGAAGGCACGCTCGGGATCATCACGGCCGCCGTGATGAAGCTGCACCCGCTGCCGGCCGCCCAGGTCACGGCACTGGCCGCGCTCGAGTCGTCGCACGCGGCGCTCGACTTCCTCGCGCTCGCGCAGCGCGCGGCCGGGCCGCTGCTGACCGGCTTCGAGCTGATGTCGGACTTCTGCATGCAGCTCGTCGGCAAGCACTATCCGCAACTGCCCTACCCGTTCGACCGGACGCACGCGCAGACGGTGCTGCTCGAACTGTCGGACAACGAAAGCGAATCGCATGCGCGCGCGCTGTTCGAGAAGCTGATGGAAGAGGCGTTCGAGGCCGGGCTCGTGGTCGACGCGGTGGTCGCGGAAAATCTCGCGCAGTCGCGCGCGTTCTGGGACCTGCGCGAGCACATCCCGCTCGCACAGGCCGACGAGGGGCTCAACATCAAGCACGACATCGCGGTGCCGATCTCGTCGATCGCGCGCTTCGTCGACGAAACCGATGCGGCGATCCAGCAGGCTGCGCCGGGCGCGCGGATGGTGACGTTCGGCCACCTCGGCGACGGCAACCTGCACTACAACGTGCAGACGCCCGAAGGCGGCGACCCGAAGGCGTTCCTCGCGGAATTCCAGGCGCCGATCAACCGGGTCGTCTACGACAACGTGCACCGCCATCACGGCACGATCAGCGCGGAACACGGGATCGGCCAGTTGAAGATCGACGATGCGCAGCGCTACAAGTCGCCGGTCGAAACTGCGCTGATGCGCACGCTGAAGACCGCGCTCGACCCGCGTGGGCTGATGAACCCCGGCAAGGTCCTGCGCTGAAGCCACCCACCCCGGAGCAACGCCCGTGAAAGTCCGCGTACTGTCCGACCTGCATCTCGAAAGCAACCAGCCCGACACGATCGCACATGCCGATGCGGATCTGGTCGTGCTGGCCGGCGACATCCACAATCATGCGGAAGGCCTGCGCTGGGCCGCCGAGACGTTCGACCCGGGCGTGCCGGTGATCTACGTGCCGGGCAACCACGAGTACTACGACGGGGAATTCGGTGCGCTCGAGACGGCGATGCGCGACGCCGCGGACACGATCGACAACGTGCATTACCTGAACAACGGCGTGTACGTCGATCCGGAGCAGCGCTTTCGCGTGCTGGGCACGACGCTGTGGACCGACTTCTCGCTGTTCGGCACCGACGACGCGAGCTTCGCGCGCGCGATCGAGGCCAGCATGCGCGTGATGCTCGATTTCAAGGGCCTGATCCAGGTGACGTGGCCGCATGAAGCGGCACTGCATGCGGGCGGCACGCCGGAGCGGGATTTCGCGCCGGCCGACGCGATCGCGCTGCACCGGCAGAGCCGGGCATGGCTGGAAGCACGGCTCGCGACGCCGTTCGCGGGCCGCACGATCGTCGTCACCCATCATGCGCCGCACCTGCGCTCGCTGGCGGAGCGCTATGCGGAGGATCTGTCGTCGGCGGGATTCGTCACGGACATGGCGGAACTCGTGCGGCCGCCCGTGGACCTGTGGATCCACGGCCACACGCATACGTCATTCGATTACGTGACCGACAGCGGCACGCACGTGGTGTGCAACCCGCGCGGCTACATCCACCGGCGCACCGGTGAGCTGGAAAATCCCGCGTTTGCGTGGGACCGAGTGGTCGAGCTCGGCTGAGCGCCGGCTCATCGGGCCATCGCAGGCCATCGGGCCACGCGATGCGGCCCTCCCCGATCTGAAAGGCTGCCCGATCAGCGATCGGCGCGGCGCGATCCGGTCGACGACGGGCGGACCCGCACCGGCACCGGCTTCATCCGCGCCTTCATCGCGCGGAGCAGATCGCGCGTCGCCGCGGCGGCGGCGGCCGCGCCAAGCAGAACTCCAAGGCCGATCATCAGTTGCGTATCCATTACGACTCCGGGTGGGCAGATCTCTATGACTGAAACAGTATCAAACTGTCCGCTGCCTGATGGTAAAAAAATGTTGCGTGAAGGACAAATCTCGTCAGATTGGGCTCGACCGCGCTGTCATGCCGCAGCCGTGAACTGCGCGAGCGCGGCCTCGTCGGCCTCCAGCGTGGCCGGCAACTCGTCGCGCAGGAAATCGACCCAGGTTCGGATCTTCGCGTCGAGGTACTGGCGCGACGGATACAGCGCGTAGATGTTCATCACGTGCGACCGGTATTCGGGCATCACGCGCACGATGTGTCCGCTGCGCAGCCCGCCGATCGCCGAATAGAGCGGCAGCCCGCCGATGCCCATGCCTTCCCGCACGGCCACCGCGAGCGCCTCGGCGACGTTCACGCGGAACGGCGGCGCCGTGATCGGAATCACCTCGTCGCCGCGCGGGCCCGACAGCGACCACTCGTCGAAGTGAAAGCCCGGCGCAACCATCCCGAGGCACACGTGCTGCTCGAGATCCGCCGGCGTCTGCGGCACGCCGTGGGCCTCGACATAGGCCGGCGACGCGCACACGACGCTGTAGCTCTCGCCGAGCCGCTGCGACACGAGCCCCGAATCGGGCAGGTCGCGGCCGACGACGATCGCGACGTCGTAACCCTCGTCGAGCAGGTCGGGCATGCGCTGCGCGAGCGTCAGCTCGACGTGCACGTCCGGGTAGCGCTGCCGATAGCGCGCGATGGCCGGCACCAGGTAGTGCTGCCCGAGGCTCGTGAAGCAGTGGACCTTCAGCTTGCCCGACGGGCGCGCGTGCGCGTCGCCCGCTTCGGCTTCGGCCTGGTCGACATACGCGAGGATCTGCTCGCAGCGCTGCAGGTAGCGCTCGCCCGCTTCGGTCAGCGCGATCCGGCGTGTCGTCCGGTTCAGGAGGCGCGTGCGCAGGTGCGCCTCGAGATCCGACACGGCGCGCGACGCATAGGCGGTAGTCGAATTCATCTGCTGGGCGGCCGCGGTAAAGCTTCCCGCGTCGACCACGCGGACGAATACCCGCATGTTTTGTAACGTATCCATCCCATTACCCGTTTGAATCCGGATGGATTGTTGCACAGGGCCCAACAAATATTATCTCAGGATTCGTAAAAATGACTTGCACCGTTGTCCATTTATTCAGGAATCGCTGAAAAATATAATCGCATCCGACTCATCTATATCCGAAAGGGAGAAAATCGTGCAGTCTCCGGCAACAAAAGGGACGCTGGCACTGGCGGTTCTTGCAGTCTCATTAATAATGGCCGGATGCGCGAGCATGGGCGACAACAAACCGCAGTCCGCCCGCCTCGAAGCGAACGCGCTCGACGCCGGCGCTGCGATCCGCGCGGCCGACCGCGACGCGGGCTGGCCCGCATCCGACTGGTGGCGCGCGTACCACGACCCGCAGCTCGACGCATGGGTCGCCGCCGCGCAGGCCGGTAACCCGACGCTCGCGGCCGCCGAGGCCCGCGTGCGCGAAGCGCAGGCGATGGCGCGCGTGGCCCGGTCGGCGGAACTGCCGCAAATCAACGGCAACCTGTCGCTGATGCGCCAGCACTGGCCCGACAACGTGTACTACGGTCCGGGGCCGCTCGCCGACACCGACACGTGGAACAACACCGGAACGCTCAGCCTGTCGTACCACCTCGACCTGTGGGGCAAGGACAAGAACGCGACCGAGCGCGCGCTCGATACCGCGCATGCGTCCGCGGCCGACGCACGGGCGGCAAAGCTCGAGCTCGAGGTCAACGTCGTGCGCGCGTATGTCGGCATGTCGATGAACTATGTGCTGCTCGATCTCGCACACGAAACGTTCGAACGCCAGCGCTCGCTGGCCGATCTCGCGCACAAGCGCCTGCAGGCCGGCCTCGGCACGCAGCTCGAAGTCAGCCAGGCCGAATCGACGCTGCCCGACTATGAGCGCCAGATCGACAGCTACGAGGAAGCGGTCCAGCTCGCGCGCCACCAGCTCGCCGCGCTCGCGGGCAAGGGCCCGGGCGCCGGCGACGCGATCAAGCGACCGAGCCTGTCGCTCGACGCGCCGGCCGGCCTGCCGTCCGCGATGCCGGCCGACCTGCTCGGCCGCCGCCCCGACGTCGTCGCGGCACGCTGGACGGTCGACGCGCAGGCGCGCGGCATCGATGTCGCGAAAGCCGCGTTCTACCCGAACATCGACCTGCTCGCGACGGTCGGCGGCTTCGGCGTGACCGCGCCGTTCACCGACTTCCTGCGCGCGATGAACGGCGGCTGGACGGCCGGCCCCGCGCTGTCGCTGCCGATCTTCGAAGGCGGTCGCCTGCGCGCGCAACTCGGTGCGGCAGACGCCGGCTACGACCAGGCGGTCGAGCGCTATAACCAGACGGTCGTCGGCGCGCTGAAGGACATCGCCGACCAGGTCGTGCGGATCCGCTCGCTCGAGACGCAGAAGAAGGACGCCGCGCGCTCGGTGGCCGCCAACGATCGCAGCTACCAGCTGTCGCGCGAAGGCTTCCGCCGCGGGCTGACCGACTACGTGAACGTGCTGATCGCGCAACAGCAGTTGCTGCGCGCACAGGAGACGGCGGCCCGCATCGACGCGGAACGTCTCGCCGCGCATGCTCAGCTGATGGCTGCGCTCGGCGGCGGGGTCGAGACGGGTACGGACGTTCCGGGCGGCCATCCGCCGCACGACGAAACCGCAGCTGGCGCGGCAGCGCCGGCCGCCGCATCGGGTGCGAAGCCCGCCGCGGCCGCCGCCCGGCCCGCGCAGGCCGCAGCGTCCGGCACGCCGGCCGCACGGTAACGCGGAGCGCCCGCCATGTCAGCCTCCTCCCCCGCTTCCACGCACGCCGCCGGCCCGCTCGCGGCCTGGTACGCCGCCTTTGGCGACTGGGCCCGCAGCGACGGCGCCGCGTGGCTCTATCTATTCAAGGCGCTGCTCGCCGCGTTCATCGCGACCGGGGTGTCGATGCGGCTCGACCTGCCCGCACCGAAGACGGCGATGACCACGGTGTTCATCGTGATGCAGCCGCAAAGCGGCGCCGTGCTCGCGAAGAGCTTCTACCGGGTCGCCGGCACGATCTTCGGGCTCATCGCGACG
This window of the Burkholderia cepacia GG4 genome carries:
- a CDS encoding MFS transporter, translated to MSDHTQVSSASRDERRGHASQFDLLRQRRFAPFFTTQFLGALNDNVFKIGFTSLVTYHTARFSGVDAKTAAFLISAIFILPFVLFSATSGQIADKYDKATLTRFVKTFEIVLMLVGAAGFVTHSAPLLYLCTFMMGMHSTLFGPVKYSYLPQHLGDHELVGGNGLVEMGTFIAILIGTIIGGAAAGIDGSGERVLAVSVVVIALAGRLVAQRVPSTPAPQPDLVINWNPFSETWRNLGLARQNRTVFLSLLGISWLWFVGATFLTSFFNFAKDVLSASPDVVTALLATFSVGIGLGSLLCERLSQRRVEIGLVPLGSIGISVFAIELYFASHALPSPGHLLSVGEFLAGARHWRILADLFLLAMFGGFYSVPLYALIQSRSAPTHRARIIAANNILNALFMILSALMAMGLTKAGVDIPGLFLVTALLNVVVATYIYLLVPEFLLRFVAWVLVHTFYRIRLVHAERIPEEGAAVLVCNHVSYVDALVLAAASPRPIRFVMDHRIFKARFASWVFRHAKAIPIAPRHEDPDMLARAYDACEAALKDGELVCIFPEGKLTKTGDINTFHHGITEILGRTPAPVIPMALRGLWGSYFSRHADARMPRPIKRGVMSRLTLAVGEPIPASVATPEALQAAVTELRGARK
- a CDS encoding CBS domain-containing protein, encoding MRVSDILKVKGNTLFTVTPDKPLREAVDTMAEHDIGSLVVMEYGDLVGMLTFREIILRLHVNGGAIGDVQVRKVMDEPLTCTPETDVNEVRRMMLERHARYMPVLDKKVLMGVISFYDVAKTVVEAQSFENRMLKAYIRDWPESEAEAHKP
- a CDS encoding Mpo1-like protein; this translates as MAHTHSEQFASFADFYPYYLNEHQNLTSRRLHFIGSLGVIGCVAMAIATGYWLWLPAAVACGYGFAWVGHFFFEKNRPATFRHPIYSLMGDWVMFKDICTGKIPL
- a CDS encoding YihY family inner membrane protein; translation: MPKLSIDLDTIKRLAQFAARRSAEDRIPQVAGSLTFTTMLALVPLVTVAFALFTAFPMFASFQVSLQGFLADHLMPAQFNVQIFKYLNQFASKAKGLTTAGLIVLVVTSVMTMMTIESAFNLIWRVRKPRPFAQRVLAYWALITLGPLLFGVSLSISSYLFTQSLAFTGAAPSTSIVEWLLALVSLPLTVLAFTLLYVYLPNCTVAWRDAVIGGLFAAIAFELAKRGFGYYVRRIPTYTAVYGAFAALPVFLLWVYLSWFIALLGAMVASALPAIRVGQFHRIHYPGSDLLDALELLARLAEARAIGKAGYTAIRLATMLRCDMETAQRLLLTMEEREWIARLDNGELAPRYILLANPEQLTLAQLFDVLVIDRTELTYQLQRRRSHVEGAALLEVLSNDRFDVSLASLIAAHRLAGAQPATIEPGTVADAAPDPHARPPKTA
- the wrbA gene encoding NAD(P)H:quinone oxidoreductase, yielding MKDILVLYYSRHGATRDLALAIANGIDSVPGMQARIRTVPSVSTVCEATAPDIPADGPPYAELRDLEECAGLALGSPTRFGNMAASLKYFLDGTTPQWLSGALTGKPASVFTSTGSLHGGQESTLLSMMLPLLHHGMMIIGIPYTESALSTTRTGGTPYGASHVSHHDRSAPAGLSADEKALAAALGVRLARAAAALSDAQAVLSLARLNRVRALDPHNNTITVEAGVILADVQARAREGDRLFALSLAAEGSCTIGGNLSTNAGGTAVLRYGNARELCLGLEVVTPQGEIWDGLRGLRKDNTGYDLRDLFIGAEGTLGIITAAVMKLHPLPAAQVTALAALESSHAALDFLALAQRAAGPLLTGFELMSDFCMQLVGKHYPQLPYPFDRTHAQTVLLELSDNESESHARALFEKLMEEAFEAGLVVDAVVAENLAQSRAFWDLREHIPLAQADEGLNIKHDIAVPISSIARFVDETDAAIQQAAPGARMVTFGHLGDGNLHYNVQTPEGGDPKAFLAEFQAPINRVVYDNVHRHHGTISAEHGIGQLKIDDAQRYKSPVETALMRTLKTALDPRGLMNPGKVLR
- a CDS encoding metallophosphoesterase produces the protein MKVRVLSDLHLESNQPDTIAHADADLVVLAGDIHNHAEGLRWAAETFDPGVPVIYVPGNHEYYDGEFGALETAMRDAADTIDNVHYLNNGVYVDPEQRFRVLGTTLWTDFSLFGTDDASFARAIEASMRVMLDFKGLIQVTWPHEAALHAGGTPERDFAPADAIALHRQSRAWLEARLATPFAGRTIVVTHHAPHLRSLAERYAEDLSSAGFVTDMAELVRPPVDLWIHGHTHTSFDYVTDSGTHVVCNPRGYIHRRTGELENPAFAWDRVVELG
- a CDS encoding LysR family transcriptional regulator, with product MDTLQNMRVFVRVVDAGSFTAAAQQMNSTTAYASRAVSDLEAHLRTRLLNRTTRRIALTEAGERYLQRCEQILAYVDQAEAEAGDAHARPSGKLKVHCFTSLGQHYLVPAIARYRQRYPDVHVELTLAQRMPDLLDEGYDVAIVVGRDLPDSGLVSQRLGESYSVVCASPAYVEAHGVPQTPADLEQHVCLGMVAPGFHFDEWSLSGPRGDEVIPITAPPFRVNVAEALAVAVREGMGIGGLPLYSAIGGLRSGHIVRVMPEYRSHVMNIYALYPSRQYLDAKIRTWVDFLRDELPATLEADEAALAQFTAAA
- a CDS encoding efflux transporter outer membrane subunit, giving the protein MQSPATKGTLALAVLAVSLIMAGCASMGDNKPQSARLEANALDAGAAIRAADRDAGWPASDWWRAYHDPQLDAWVAAAQAGNPTLAAAEARVREAQAMARVARSAELPQINGNLSLMRQHWPDNVYYGPGPLADTDTWNNTGTLSLSYHLDLWGKDKNATERALDTAHASAADARAAKLELEVNVVRAYVGMSMNYVLLDLAHETFERQRSLADLAHKRLQAGLGTQLEVSQAESTLPDYERQIDSYEEAVQLARHQLAALAGKGPGAGDAIKRPSLSLDAPAGLPSAMPADLLGRRPDVVAARWTVDAQARGIDVAKAAFYPNIDLLATVGGFGVTAPFTDFLRAMNGGWTAGPALSLPIFEGGRLRAQLGAADAGYDQAVERYNQTVVGALKDIADQVVRIRSLETQKKDAARSVAANDRSYQLSREGFRRGLTDYVNVLIAQQQLLRAQETAARIDAERLAAHAQLMAALGGGVETGTDVPGGHPPHDETAAGAAAPAAASGAKPAAAAARPAQAAASGTPAAR